DNA from Rubripirellula lacrimiformis:
GCAAAGCACTTTGGTTTAACCAACTATGATCTGCCCGCCGCCCCCTGTTTGGCTAGCCGCGTTGCTTACGGTACTGAGGTCACGACAGAGCGTCTGGGACGAATCGAAGCGGCCGAAGCCTGGCTGCAACAACATGGGTTCGACGAGCTTCGGGTTCGCCTTCACGACGGTGAACTCGCTCGCGTCGAGGTGCCCAAACATCGCATCGCTGACTTGATCCAGCTCGATCGCGACGAAGAGATGACCAAAGCCTTTCTGGGATTTGGGTTTCGTTTTGTAACCGTCGACACGCGTGGGCTGCGATCCGGTAACCTGAATCAGATGTTGGTTTCGATCCAGTCGAATTTCAAGCCCGCCGTTACAGGTGATCCCTTGGATGTCACCGGGGAGTCCCCGAATTGAACCACGACGACGCTATGAATGACGACGCAAATAGTGATGACAGCGGCCGGCCGGAGGGATCGGCCGATCCGAATCCACCGGTTCGCAAAGACGCGGTTAGCCCTAGCAAATCGTCGGCCAGTTTGGTCGGGTCACGGTTGGGGGACTACCAGGTTTTGCGGAAACTTGGCCGCGGCGGAATGGCGGACGTTTACGCCGCTCGTCACTTGTCACTCGGACGCGACGTGGCGTTGAAGGTGTTACGCAGCGACTATGCCCGGGACAAGGACTACGTCGAACGGTTTCGACGCGAGGCACGTGCGGCGGCCAAGCTGAACCATCCCAACATCGTTCAGGTCTTCGACGTCGGCAGTTCCAACAACTACCACTTCATCGCTCAAGAGTTGATTGACGGCGAGAATCTGCGCGAAGCCTTGGATCGACAAGGCGCCATGTCGCCGGACGAAGCGACGCGAGTGTTGGTGGATGTTGCGTCGGCACTTGAAGTTGCTGCGGAGGCCGGGATCACTCACCGTGATATCAAGCCGGAAAACATCATGCGATCTTCGCGTGGTGCGTTGAAGGTCGCCGATTTTGGATTGGCAAGGTTGGGTGGTGGCGCCGAAGGCAGCCACGCCAATCTGACCCAAGCGGGGCTGACCTTGGGGACGCCGCGTTACATGAGCCCCGAACAGATCCAGGGATTGGTCGCCGATGCACGCAGCGATCTGTATTCGTTGGGCGTGACGATGTATCACCTGTTGGCCGGGCGTCCGCCGTTCGAAGCCGATGATCCGTTGGCGCTAGCGGTGATGCACCTGCACGAAACACCCAAACCGTTGGACCGCGCCCGCAACCGACGGGACCAGGATGGAAATCCGGATGTGCCGGAATGGTTGATCGCGGTGATCAGTCGGATGCTTAGCAAATCGCCTGGGGATCGCTTTCAATCGCCCAGCGAGTTGCTGGATGCCGTCCGCAACGAGGCATCGTCGTCGACATTGCCGGGGTTCGGGATCGGCACTGCGGCTGCGACGATCCGGTTGCAGCGGGCCGCGGATCAGGCGCGCAGTGTTCGCACTCGCAAACGCTTGAAATTGGCGATCGCGATCTTGGCGCCCCTGATCTGTTGGGGCGCGGCGTGGGCGGTCCTGAAACAACAGCCTGCAAAGGATCTGGTTTCGCTGCTTCGTCCGGGGGTGGTGCCCAAGGGCGATTCTGTCCAGGAACAGTATTTCATCGCCGTCAACCGCAACGACGAGGCAGGGTGGGAATCCATCGGGGAACTCTTTCCGCCGCAAGACAGTTCGACTCATGCCGACTATTTCGCCAAGTCCCAGATCCAATTGGCTCGATTGTTGGTGTCGCAGGAAATGCCATTGAAGGCCGAAAACGTGCTGAAGGCACTGCTGAAGGACCCCCAAGTGAATCCCGCCTATCGGGTTTTGGCGTTGGTCGAGCGATGTCGATTGCTGGAACAGCAAGGGGCGGACACGGATCTGGATGCGGCGAAACAGCAGCTGCAGGCGATGGTCGCCGACGTGAAGACCAGCAGCCCAACCTCGTTGAGGTTGATCCAGCGTGTGTTGCCCGAGGCAGAGCAGGCCCATTGGGAAATCAGTTCGCTGGGCAGCTGAATAGGCCGTCCAGGCCGGAAAACTCGCATCGATCCCCTGATTTGACCAGGAAACCGTCGGCATGTTCCTTTGCGTCCGGCCAGAGTGGCAACTATCGTCAACGGTACGGCGGAGTCCGTATTTACGGGGTCGTCACCGGACTTCCCTTCATGTTTGCACCGAAAAGCTTACAAGATGCTCTATTTCATTCCCTGGGTCGTGTTTCTGTTGGCCGTCGTCCTTTCCGTGCCGGTGGTTTCGTGGCTGGAAAAACGAAAGCATGGACCGCCCAAATCGTCCTCCAAAGTGGCTGATGATGCCGCAGACGATGAATCGGCGGGCGATGATCCGTTGAGCGAAGATGCAGTCGAGGTAGCAGAGGATGCCGCTGAAGTCGAGATGGCCGATGACGTCCAATTCGATGCTCCCGGCGGCGAAGATTTCTCGGCCTTTGAAGAAGATTTCAAATAGGTCGTTGAACCTGGCTTGATCGCTGCGCTGGATGGATTCGTGCGCCGCTTGCCATCAAAGGTATTGGCCGCCATCGGCCTGGCTGCCTGCGGTCGATCTGCGACGTTGTTAGACTTGCAACGTTGGGATCGTACGAGAAAAAGGTGTCCGCCTCCTGTTGCTGGGAACCGGCCCTGCGAGGGCTTCGCATAAATAGTGGCCGGGCACTTCTTTTCCGCCCAATCCTTGGTGGTTTCGGCGCTTTGCAGACACTCGATTCTGGGCAACCACACCACCGTCGACCTCACCCCCTTGCGCAAAACACACAGGACGGCCCCATGCGACCAAACCGATGGATTCAGTTTTCGGTGATGATGTTGGTGGTTTGGGGGGGCGTCCTGCGGACCAATCATGCGATCGCTGGAGTCGGTCCCGAGAACGTGGTGGTCGTGGTCAACGCGGGATCCAAGGTGTCGCGGACAGTTGCGAATCATTACGTGCGGTTGCGTGACATCCCCCCATCCAACGTGGTCTTGCTTCCCGATGTTCCCGCCGGGTTGCAGGTCAGTTTGGCGGACTTCAAATCCAAAATTTTGCTTCCGCTGTTTGCCGAACTCGAATCCCGCAAGGTCGCTGGGCATGTTCGGGTGATCGCGTATTCGGCCGATTTCCCCACGGCTGTCAGTGTTGGTGAACACACCGACCGGATGGAAAACCTAGAGCTGAAAAAGTATCAGCGTCCGGTCGCATCGATCAATGGTTTGACATCACTGTACCAGTTCGTACTTAGCGACAGTCCTGCCTATCTGGACTTGGGCTGCAATCTTTACGCTCGTGGTGCCTTCGATCGCAGTTTCCAGAATCCGTTCTTGGACGCTGAACGCACGGCTGAGTTCGACGCGGCGGCGAAGCTATTGGCGGACGAATCGTTTCAAGAGGCCGGCGATGCCTTTGGTGAACTGTTCAGCGCGACGCCTAGCCAGGCACCGCTGGCAATTCGTGCGGCCGAGGCCTATGCCGGTGCGGGCGATACCAAGGCGGCGACCGAGATGATTGTGCGCGCGATCCGATCGGGTTGGCAATCGTCCGCCTATTTGACTCGCAGCGAATCACTTGGACCGTTGGTGGCCGATGCCAAGTTCGCACCCATCATGGCAAACCTTTCCGACGCGCCGTTGGTCGCCCAACAGCCGATCGGGTTTGGTTCGCATTTGGCTTGGATGCGAAACGGTTATCCATCGGCCGAACCCGCCGACGGGATCCGATACATGCTGTCCTGCGTGCTGGGCGTCGTCCACCAACGTGGCAGTACGGTCGACCAAGCGGTCGCGGTTCTGCAGCGTTCGGCAACGGGCGACCGGACTTATCCCGACGCAAACTTTTGGTTCACAAAGACAGGCGACGTGCGATCCAAGACTCGCCTGCCCGCGGTCACCGACGCATTGCTGTGGCTTGGGCATCTGGGGTTGCCCGCCGGCATCGTGCGTTCGGCGATGCCATCGCAACCGGGAAAGTGTGCCGGTTTGATGTTGGGCACGGCAACGATGCCGCTGGCAAACAAGTCGTTCGAGTTCGTGCCGGGGGCGATCGCCGACAACCTGACCAGTCTTAGCGGAGCTTTCAACACGGCGTCGCAAACCAAGATTACTGAATTGTTGCATGCCGGTGCGGCGCTGACCAACGGCGCGGTCGCAGAACCGTTCTCGCTGCAGCCGAAATTCACGACGGCGATGTCGTTCGGCTACTACGCGTCGGGCATGACAGCGATCGAGTCCTTTTACATGACGATCGCATCGCCCTATCAATTGCTAATCGTGGGCGACCCGTTGGCCCAGGCGTATGCACGTCCGCCACTGGATCGTGTGAATGCGTCGATCGTGGACCGGTTGACGGGTAGCAAAGTATTGAAGATCAGCGGACAACCGCCGGCAGTGGTCGATCCCGCGACCGCAACGCCGCTGGGGTTGGTCGAACTGTTTGTCGATGGCAAGTTGTTGCGACAGTTGCCGCCGAGCCCCAGTATCGAGATGAACTTGAACAACGGACCACCCGGATTTGTAGAGGTTCGTGTGGCAATGGTCGGCGGCAACATGATGCAGCCGCGTATCAGCAAATCGCAGTGGTTCCGTTTAGATGATGGCCCGGAACCGCCGGTCGCTGAATATGTTCCAGGTCAAGTGTCCTGTACCGCGTCAGCCCCCCAAGCGAATTCGATCGATTGGATATTGTACGGCGAAGTGGTGGGGACGACCGCAGGCAAAAACAGTTCGTTCACACCGGACCGAAATCAGTTGGGCGACGGACCATTGTCGTTACAGCCGGTGGCAGTGATCGGCGATGCACGCATCCCAGGACGACCGATCTGGTTCGAAGATCCTGTGGACTCACCAACGGTATCCACAAACACGAAAATGCCTCGCGCGGACTATCCGCGCGAGGCAATCGATTGATCCGTCATCAGGCCGATGGCCCGTGATGGTTCACTACCAGTTGAATTCCATCCCGAAGTATCCGCCGTGCAGCACATAGCTGTCGTCGGCATGCACTTGGCCGCTGGCGGCCACGGACGAGTAGTAGCTGGGGTAGTTGTCTTCGGCAGTTGCGACGCCGCCAATTCCCATCACACGGTACCCGCCACGGACGGTCCAGGCATTGCTGATGCGATAGCCAAGTCCCATGTCCAGTTCACCCAAGGTCGCCAACACGGTGTCGTTGGACTGAGTGTGAATGGCTTGGGTGTTGTCGCCGTTGAGGTATGCCAGGGTCGTTTCGGTACCCAAGCGGTGGTTCAGTTCCGCACGGTTTCCGTAGACGCCGAACTTGCCACCTAGGCTGAAGTCCAGTCGGTTGCCCAAGCAATAGGTCAGGCGGCTGCCGAATTGATAGCCGAACATGTTGTTCTTGACGTCGACGTTGTCGTAGATGTCCTGGTCTTGGTAGCCCGGTGCACCATCGACGTTGTAAGCGGTTTCGATCGAATCTTCGACTTGGAACCAACGGAAGCCGTGGCTGGTGGTGACCCGAACGCGGCCGCTGCAGGATCGTGCCAAAGGTCCAGTTGCACCACCGAAGCCTAGGCCGCTGCCCAGTCCGGTGCCGTTTCCGAAGACCGATCCATTTCCGCAACCAGCATAAGCGGCTCGTTGAGCACCCATCAAACCGAAGCTGAACAGGTTCGCTTCGATGCCTTGAAACTGCAAGTCACGAGTCATGCGAACGTTGGTGGCACCCAATGAATCGGGAGACATCCCGTCGATCTGGTCGTAGACGGTTTCTGGTCCGCTGCCGAAGTCCAGGCTGACGTCGCGGTACTGCGGCATTGAAGCGCGGATAGCACCCGCAGCACCCGATCCGATGACTTGTTCTTGGCCAGGGTTCCACAGGAAGTAGCTGACGCCTAGGCCGTACTTGCCGCAGCCCAGGTATCGGCCCGCGGAGATGTCAAATCCGGTGGTGTAACCTGGGTCGACCAAGGTCGTGTTGAACCCATTGCCGTAGTTCGTTCCGGTCGCAATTTGACGTCCCGCACCCTGGTCGAGGGTGAAGAACAACAGGTTGGCGCTACCGA
Protein-coding regions in this window:
- a CDS encoding serine/threonine-protein kinase, which gives rise to MNDDANSDDSGRPEGSADPNPPVRKDAVSPSKSSASLVGSRLGDYQVLRKLGRGGMADVYAARHLSLGRDVALKVLRSDYARDKDYVERFRREARAAAKLNHPNIVQVFDVGSSNNYHFIAQELIDGENLREALDRQGAMSPDEATRVLVDVASALEVAAEAGITHRDIKPENIMRSSRGALKVADFGLARLGGGAEGSHANLTQAGLTLGTPRYMSPEQIQGLVADARSDLYSLGVTMYHLLAGRPPFEADDPLALAVMHLHETPKPLDRARNRRDQDGNPDVPEWLIAVISRMLSKSPGDRFQSPSELLDAVRNEASSSTLPGFGIGTAAATIRLQRAADQARSVRTRKRLKLAIAILAPLICWGAAWAVLKQQPAKDLVSLLRPGVVPKGDSVQEQYFIAVNRNDEAGWESIGELFPPQDSSTHADYFAKSQIQLARLLVSQEMPLKAENVLKALLKDPQVNPAYRVLALVERCRLLEQQGADTDLDAAKQQLQAMVADVKTSSPTSLRLIQRVLPEAEQAHWEISSLGS